The Gymnogyps californianus isolate 813 chromosome Z, ASM1813914v2, whole genome shotgun sequence genome has a window encoding:
- the PPWD1 gene encoding peptidylprolyl isomerase domain and WD repeat-containing protein 1, with protein sequence MYERSYMHRDVITHVACTKTDFIITASHDGHVKFWKKIEEGIEFVKHFRSHLGVIESIAVSSEGALFCSVGDDKAMKVFDVVNFDMINMLKLGYYPGQCEWVYCPGDAISSVATSEKSTGKIFIYDGRGNNQPLHVFDKLHTSSLTQIRLNPVYKVVVSSDKSGMIEYWTGTPHEYKFPKNVNWEYKTDTDLYEFAKCKAYPSSISFSPDGKKMATLGSDRKVRIFRFLTGKLMRVFDESLSMFTELQQMRQQLPDMEFGRRMAVERELEKVDAVRLINIIFDETGHFVLYGTMLGIKVINVETNRCIRILGKQENIRVMQLALFQGVAKKHRAAITIEMKASENPVLQNIQADPTVICTAFKKNRFYMFTKREPEDTKSADSDRDVFNEKPSKEEVMAATQAEGPKRVSDSAIIHTSMGDIHIKLFPVECPKTVENFCVHSRNGYYNGHIFHRIIKGFMIQTGDPTGTGMGGESIWGGEFEDEFHSTLRHDRPYTLSMANAGPNTNGSQFFITVVPTPWLDNKHSVFGRVTKGMEVVQRISNVKVNPKTDKPYEDISIINITVK encoded by the exons ATGTATGAACGCAGTTACATGCACAGAGATGTCATTACACATGTAGCGTGTACTAA GACAGATTTTATCATAACAGCTAGTCACGATGGACATGTtaagttctggaaaaaaatagaagaaggGATTGAGTTTGTTAAACACTTCCGGAGTCACCTAG GTGTTATTGAGAGTATTGCTGTTAGTTCGGAGGGGGCGTTATTCTGTTCAGTTGGAGATGACAAAGCAATGAAGGTGTTTGATGTAGTCAACTTTGATATGATCAACATGCTGAAACTTGG CTACTACCCTGGCCAATGTGAGTGGGTATATTGCCCTGGAGATGCCATATCTTCTGTTGCAACATCGGAGAagagcacaggaaaaatattcatatatgaCGGACGAGGAAATAACCAGCCACTTCATGTTTTTGATAAACTCCATACATCCTCTCTTACTCAGATACGGTTGAACCCTGTCTACAAAGTAGTAGTGTCTTCTGACAAATCTGGAATGATCGAGTACTGGACTGGTACTCCTCATGAATATAAATTTCCCAAGAACGTGAACTGGGAGTATAAAACAGATACTGATCTATATGAATTTGCTAAATGCAAAGCTTACCCATCCAGTATAAGTTTTTCACCTGATGGCAAGAAGATGGCCACTCTTGGCTCTGACAGAAAAGTTAGAATTTTCCGTTTTCTGACAGGGAAGCTCATGAGAGTCTTCGATGAATCTCTGAGT ATGTTCACTGAACTTCAGCAGATGAGACAACAACTACCAGACATGGAGTTTGGCCGACGTATGGCAGTTGAGCGTGAGCTGGAGAAAGTGGATGCAGTAAGattaattaatataatttttgatGAAACTGGACACTTCGTTCTCTATGGAACAATGTTGGGCATTAAGGTCATAAACGTAGAGACTAACAG GTGTATTCGTATCTTGGGAAAACAAGAGAACATCAGAGTAATGCAACTAGCTTTGTTCCAAGGAGTAGCAAAGAAACATCGTGCTGCAATCACTATAGAGATGAAGGCATCTGAAAATCCTGTTCTCCAGAATATCCAGGCAGATCCGACAGTAATCTGCAcggcttttaaaaaaaataggttttacaTG TTTACTAAACGTGAACCAGAAGATACGAAGAGTGCAGATTCTGACAGAGACGTATTTAATGAGAAACCTTCTAAAGAAGAGGTCATGGCAGCCACTCAGGCAGAAGGTCCCAAAAGAGTTTCAGACAGTGCCATCATCCACACAAGCATGGGAGATATTCATATCAAGCTTTTTCCTGTTGA GTGCCCCAAAACTGTGGAAAACTTCTGTGTGCACAGCAGAAATGGTTATTACAATGGACACATATTTCACCGTATCATCAAG GGTTTCATGATTCAGACTGGTGACCCAACTGGTACAGGAATGGGAGGTGAAAGTATTTGGGGAGGAGAATTTGAAGATGAGTTTCACTCAACTTTACGACATGACAGACCATACACGCTCAGCATGGCTAATGCAGGACCAAATACCAATGGATCCCAGTTTTTTATAACAGTAGTGCCAACT CCATGGCTAGACAACAAGCACAGCGTGTTTGGACGGGTGACTAAAGGAATGGAAGTTGTTCAGAGAATCTCAAATGTAAAAGTCAATCCCAAAACCGACAAACCCTATGAGGATATCAGCATCATTAATATCACAGTGAAGTAA